From the genome of Vicia villosa cultivar HV-30 ecotype Madison, WI linkage group LG2, Vvil1.0, whole genome shotgun sequence, one region includes:
- the LOC131650184 gene encoding uncharacterized protein LOC131650184: MNDKNNVGAATGMEVPLQICRKNDTTIDTTDAFTTSERFVTREEVIRWVKETGINNKVTVIITRSDTETGKRGRSNKVIFGCDKGGKYKDKSETQSATKRCGCPFKIRSTPAKDGSGWKVDVKCGVHNHGLPDRLEGHSFVERDPENVTRITQIYKHKSVIEAEIRGPRSEIQHLLKLIEEANYVYWSRKRDDCEVVRDIFWAHPDSVKLLNLFPTVLIMDATYKTNKYRQPLFEIVGMTSTELTFAIAFAYMECEQTESYIWVLDKLKQLFVKKDVVPQVILTDRDLALMKAVEVVFPTTHNLLCRFHINKNVGMKCKEYVMKDMQETIGTLVESAHWKLKQMIGNSLGDMVKVWEAMNSNLKIQIGNIRASFQKKFYEVEHAHISPFYDNLRGSVSRAALRRIAEELLRLDYVLNSREICGCTMRTSYGLPCACEMGRLIVVGTPLQIESVHLQWRILSMEGDLPLDEEAGSEVDMSNAIDELWRRFKSLDVVGKIALKSRVCEIAYPTTTSLCPPPEKIKTKGGVKRKGKKPVGYDVYRDPLGFEYADQASQSSQKQWQASQTSRKQSQSKKQSQSKNQDFTLQFPCHIRPYITEIVNVIVDGNCGFRAIASWHGYSEDGWVMVRRDLDQELREKKASHCHPSR, translated from the exons gTATGGAAGTTCCGCTCCAAATTTGTCGAAAAAATGATACAACTATAGATACCACTGATGCTTTCACAACTTCAGAGAGATTTGTCACACGGGAAGAAGTTATCCGTTGGGTTAAAGAGACTGGAATTAACAATAAAGTGACCGTTATTATCACGCGTTCAGACACCGAAACAGGCAAAAGAGGAAGAAGTAACAAAGTGATATTTGGGTGCGATAAAGGTGGAAAATATAAGGATAAAAGTGAGACTCAAAGTGCTACTAAGAGATGTGGATGTCCATTCAAAATCAGATCGACTCCGGCAAAAGATGGGTCTGGATGGAAGGTTGATGTAAAGtgtggagttcataatcatggTTTACCAGATAGATTAGAAGGTCATTCATTTGTTG AGCGAGATCCTGAGAACGTCACTCGGATCACGCAAATATACAAGCATAAAAGTGTGATTGAAGCGGAGATAAGAGGTCCAAGAAGTGAGATACAACATTTGCTTAAGCTTATAGAGGAGGCGAACTATGTTTATTGGAGTAGGAAACGGGATGATtgtgaagttgtgagagatattttttgggcTCATCCAGATTCGGTAAAGTTGCTGAATCTTTTTCCTACTGTCTTGATTATGGACGCCACTTATAAGACCAACAAATATAGACAACCTCTGTTTGAAATAGTTGGTATGACATCGACCGAGTTGACATTTGCGATTGCATTTGCTTATATGGAGTGCGAGCAGACAGAGAGTTATATTTGGGTCTTGGATAAGCTGAAGcaattgtttgtgaagaaagatgTGGTTCCACAAGTGATTTTGACGGATAGAGATCTTGCTTTGATGAAAGCAGTTGAAGTTGTTTTTCCTACGACGCATAACTTGCTATGTCGTTTTCATATTAACAAAAATGTTGGGATGAAATGCAAGGAATATGTGATGAAAGACATGCAAGAGACAATAGGCACATT GGTTGAATCTGCACATTGGAAGCTAAAGCAGATGATAGGAAACAGCCTTGGTGACATGGTCAAAGTttgggaagctatgaattctAACCTAAAAATCCAAATAGGTAACATTCGAGCTTcgtttcaaaaaaaattttatgAGGTTGAGCACGCACACATTAGTCCATTTTATGATAATTTGCGTGGTTCAGTATCGAGAGCTGCTTTGAGACGCATTGCAGAAGAGTTATTGAGGCTTGATTATGTGTTAAATAGTAGGGAAATATGTGGTTGTACTATGAGAACAAGTTATGGGCTACCTTGTGCTTGTGAAATGGGAAGATTGATTGTTGTTGGAACCCCATTACAAATAGAAAGTGTTCATCTTCAATGGAGGATACTATCTatggaaggtgacttgcctttagACGAGGAAGCTGGTTCGGAGGTTGATATGAGtaatgcaattgatgaattgtggaGAAGGTTTAAATCACTAGATGTTGTTGGAAAAATAGCATTGAAAAGTAGAGTTTGTGAAATTGCATATCCCACAACAACTTCATTGTGTCCACCACCtgagaaaataaaaactaaaggcGGAGTGAAGAGGAAAGGGAAGAAACCAGTTGGGTATGATGTTTATAGGGATCCTTTAGGTTTTGAGTATGCTGATCAGGCGTCTCAATCTTCACAAAAACAATGGCAAGCATCACAAACTTCCAGGAAGCAATCACAGTCAAAGAAGCAATCACAATCAAAGAACCAGGATTTCACTCTTCAGTTTCCTTGTCATATTAGGCCATATATTACCGAGATAGTTAATGTTATAGTAGATGGTAATTGTGGATTTAGAGCCATTGCATCGTGGCATGGGTATAGTGAGGATGGTTGGGTAATGGTTCGTCGTGACTTGGACCAGGAATTAAGAGAAAAGAAGGCTTCCCACTGCCACCCGTCACGTTAG
- the LOC131652271 gene encoding large ribosomal subunit protein uL24y, protein MKFNPRVSSSRRKSRKAHFTAPSSVRRVLMSAPLSGDLRSKYNVRSLPVRKDDEVQVVRGTFKGREGKVVQVYRRKWVIHIERITREKVNGSTVNVGVNPSKVVITKLRLDKDRKSLLDRKAKGRAAADKEKGTKFAPEDIMQTID, encoded by the coding sequence ATGAAGTTCAACCCTAGGGTTTCCAGTAGCCGTCGCAAGAGCCGCAAGGCTCATTTCACAGCCCCATCAAGCGTGCGACGCGTGTTGATGAGCGCACCCCTCTCCGGTGACCTCCGATCGAAGTACAACGTCCGATCATTGCCCGTCCGTAAAGACGACGAGGTGCAGGTTGTTAGAGGAACCTTCAAGGGACGCGAGGGGAAGGTGGTTCAAGTTTATCGCCGGAAATGGGTGATTCACATCGAACGTATTACTCGTGAGAAGGTTAACGGTTCAACTGTTAATGTTGGTGTTAACCCTTCGAAAGTTGTTATCACTAAGCTGAGATTGGATAAGGATAGGAAGTCTTTGCTTGATCGGAAGGCTAAGGGTCGTGCTGCTGCGGATAAGGAAAAGGGTACTAAGTTTGCTCCTGAAGACATTATGCAAACAATTGATTAG